From the genome of Triticum aestivum cultivar Chinese Spring chromosome 3B, IWGSC CS RefSeq v2.1, whole genome shotgun sequence, one region includes:
- the LOC123072415 gene encoding lichenase-2-like, translating into MLHMALLLGVIFASILTRAASVGVCYGMSANNLPPPSTVVGMLRDNGFNSVRLYAPDSDALAALAGTGIGVIVGAPNYVLPELASSASAASAWVRANIAAHPDVSFRYITVGNEVAGSDTQYLVPAMENVHGALAAAGLGDAVKVTTAISQATIGVHVPPSAGEFADESKPFLLPVLQFLERTGAPLLANLYPYFVYTYKAAGDIDVGFMLFTAPGTVVQDGEYGYQNMFDASVDAVHAAVERLRVSGVDVVVSETGWPSAGGEEASVENARTYNQNLVGHVGKGTPRRPWKVETYVFSMFNESLKEAGVEQNWGLFYPSTDKVYPITFGK; encoded by the exons ATGCTCCACATGGCGTTGCTCCTCGGAGTCATCTTCGCCTCCATCCTTACAA GAGCGGCCTCGGTGGGCGTGTGCTATGGCATGAGCGCCAACAACCTGCCGCCCCCGAGCACCGTGGTCGGCATGCTCCGGGACAACGGCTTCAACTCGGTGCGTCTCTATGCACCGGACAGCGACGCGTTGGCGGCACTCGCCGGCACCGGCATCGGCGTCATCGTCGGGGCGCCCAACTACGTGCTCCCCGAGCTGGCCTCCAGCGCGTCCGCGGCTTCTGCGTGGGTCCGCGCCAATATCGCGGCACACCCAGATGTGTCCTTCCGGTACATCACCGTGGGCAACGAGGTCGCCGGCAGCGACACACAGTACCTGGTCCCGGCCATGGAGAACGTCCACGGTGCGCTGGCCGCGGCCGGGCTGGGAGACGCCGTCAAGGTCACGACGGCGATATCGCAGGCCACCATCGGCGTGCACGTGCCGCCGTCGGCCGGCGAGTTTGCCGACGAGTCCAAGCCGTTCCTGCTCCCCGTGCTGCAGTTCCTGGAGCGCACCGGCGCACCGCTCCTCGCGAACTTGTACCCGTACTTCGTCTACACGTACAAGGCGGCCGGCGACATTGACGTCGGCTTCATGCTGTTCACGGCGCCGGGGACGGTAGTGCAGGACGGCGAGTACGGGTACCAGAACATGTTCGACGCCAGTGTCGACGCGGTGCATGCGGCGGTGGAGCGGCTCAGGGTGAGCGGCGTGGACGTGGTGGTGTCGGAGACCGGGTGGCCgtcggcgggcggcgaggaggcgtcGGTGGAGAACGCGAGGACGTACAACCAGAACCTGGTGGGCCACGTGGGGAAGGGCACGCCGCGGCGGCCGTGGAAGGTGGAGACGTACGTGTTCTCCATGTTCAACGAGAGCCTCAAGGAGGCCGGCGTTGAGCAGAACTGGGGGCTCTTCTACCCCAGCACCGATAAGGTCTACCCCATCACCTTCGGCAAGTGA